A single genomic interval of Peribacillus sp. FSL H8-0477 harbors:
- the eno gene encoding phosphopyruvate hydratase, producing the protein MPYIQHVYAREVLDSRGNPTVEVEVMTESGYFGRSIVPSGASTGEHEAVELRDGDKSRYLGKGVQKAVDNVNEIIAKAMLGIDVTDQVGIDRTLIELDGTENKGKLGANAILGVSMACAHAGAEAVGLPLYRYIGGVNAKTLPTPMMNIINGGSHADNNVDFQEFMILPVGAPSFKEALRMGAEVFHALKSVLSGKGLNTAVGDEGGFAPNLGSNREALEVIIEAIKKAGYKPGEDVLLGMDVASSEFYNKETGKYDLAGEGKMGVTSEELVTFYEELVNEFPIISIEDGLDENDWEGHKLLTDRIGNKVQLVGDDLFVTNTKKLAEGIEKGIANSILIKVNQIGTLTETLDAIEMAKRAGYTAVISHRSGETEDATIADIAVATNAGQIKTGSLSRTDRIAKYNQLLRIEDELGELAKYEGIKSFYNLKK; encoded by the coding sequence ATGCCTTATATTCAACATGTTTATGCACGTGAAGTACTTGATTCACGCGGAAATCCAACAGTAGAAGTAGAAGTAATGACAGAATCAGGCTATTTTGGCCGCTCAATCGTTCCATCTGGCGCATCTACAGGTGAACACGAAGCAGTTGAATTACGTGATGGCGACAAATCACGTTACCTAGGTAAAGGCGTTCAAAAAGCAGTTGATAACGTAAATGAAATCATTGCTAAAGCTATGCTTGGTATCGATGTTACAGATCAAGTGGGTATTGACCGTACGTTGATCGAATTAGATGGTACAGAAAACAAAGGTAAATTAGGAGCTAACGCTATTCTAGGCGTATCTATGGCTTGTGCGCATGCTGGTGCTGAAGCAGTCGGCCTTCCATTATACCGTTACATTGGTGGAGTAAATGCAAAAACACTTCCAACACCAATGATGAACATCATTAATGGTGGATCACATGCTGATAACAACGTAGACTTCCAAGAATTCATGATTCTTCCTGTTGGAGCTCCATCGTTTAAAGAAGCACTTCGTATGGGTGCAGAAGTATTCCATGCTCTTAAATCAGTACTTTCAGGTAAAGGCTTAAACACTGCTGTAGGTGATGAAGGTGGATTCGCTCCAAACCTTGGATCTAACCGTGAAGCATTAGAAGTTATTATCGAAGCAATTAAAAAAGCTGGATACAAGCCTGGTGAAGACGTTCTTCTTGGAATGGACGTTGCTTCTTCTGAATTCTATAACAAAGAAACAGGCAAGTATGACCTTGCAGGCGAAGGAAAAATGGGCGTAACTTCAGAAGAATTAGTAACTTTCTATGAAGAGCTTGTTAACGAATTCCCAATCATCTCTATTGAAGATGGATTAGACGAAAACGATTGGGAAGGTCATAAATTATTGACTGACCGTATCGGTAATAAAGTACAATTAGTCGGTGATGATTTATTCGTAACTAACACTAAGAAATTAGCTGAAGGTATCGAAAAAGGAATCGCTAACTCAATCCTAATCAAAGTTAACCAAATCGGTACACTTACTGAAACTCTTGATGCAATTGAAATGGCTAAACGCGCTGGATACACAGCTGTTATCTCTCACCGTTCTGGTGAAACAGAAGATGCAACAATTGCGGATATCGCAGTTGCTACAAACGCTGGCCAAATCAAAACTGGTTCCCTTTCACGTACTGACCGTATTGCTAAATACAACCAACTTCTTCGCATCGAAGACGAGCTTGGCGAATTAGCAAAATACGAAGGAATCAAATCTTTCTATAACCTTAAAAAATAA
- the fucP gene encoding L-fucose:H+ symporter permease has product MKKPNIIQLPDGYLNRTPILQFILLSSLFAMWAMAASLNDILITQFKSVFELSDFASALVQSAFYGGYFLVAIPASMVIKKTNYKFAIITGLLFYIIGCSLFYPASHLATYTMFLFALFAIAIGLGFLETAANTYSSMIGPRQTATLRLNISQTFYPVGSILGILMGKYLVFQEGESLEAQMSKMSPEDAKAFGIQMLQHTLEPYKYIIFILIVVLLLFLFTKFPACKPEKLTSTTNKAKGSLLKAIKYLAGNSKFRKGILAQFLYVGMQTTVWAFTIRLTLHLNPHINERTASNFMIYSFIAFFVGKFIANLLITKYSSSKILVVYATLGSILLAYVAFVPNMTAVYAAIVVSFLFGPCWATIFAETLEEVDKEYTEVAGAVLVMAIVGGAVIPAVQGLVSDSLGNMQYAFIVSMLCFMYIGFYFYGKRETK; this is encoded by the coding sequence ATGAAAAAACCAAACATCATACAGCTGCCGGATGGCTATCTGAATCGTACTCCAATCCTGCAATTTATTCTGTTATCATCTCTATTTGCGATGTGGGCTATGGCGGCTAGTTTGAACGATATCTTGATCACTCAATTTAAAAGTGTGTTTGAATTAAGTGATTTTGCAAGCGCTTTAGTACAGAGTGCCTTTTACGGAGGGTACTTCCTGGTAGCGATTCCAGCATCAATGGTTATTAAAAAGACAAATTATAAGTTCGCCATCATCACTGGGCTATTATTTTATATTATAGGCTGTTCATTGTTTTATCCTGCATCACATTTAGCAACCTATACGATGTTCCTGTTTGCCCTATTTGCAATCGCGATTGGTCTAGGGTTTCTTGAAACGGCAGCAAATACATACAGTTCAATGATTGGTCCTCGCCAAACCGCGACACTCCGATTAAATATCAGTCAAACTTTTTATCCTGTAGGTTCAATTCTAGGTATCTTAATGGGAAAATATCTTGTTTTTCAAGAAGGTGAAAGTCTTGAGGCACAAATGTCTAAGATGTCTCCGGAAGATGCAAAGGCTTTTGGTATTCAAATGCTGCAACATACACTTGAACCATATAAATATATAATTTTTATTCTTATTGTCGTATTACTATTATTCCTGTTTACTAAGTTTCCAGCATGTAAACCAGAAAAACTCACTAGCACTACTAATAAGGCTAAAGGAAGTCTCCTGAAAGCGATTAAATATTTAGCTGGTAATAGTAAATTCCGCAAAGGAATTTTAGCACAGTTTCTATATGTAGGAATGCAAACTACGGTCTGGGCTTTTACTATTCGATTAACATTGCATTTAAATCCTCATATTAACGAAAGAACGGCATCAAACTTTATGATATACAGCTTTATTGCATTCTTTGTAGGTAAATTCATTGCTAATCTATTAATTACAAAGTATTCATCATCGAAAATTCTCGTCGTTTATGCAACACTAGGTTCCATCTTACTCGCATATGTGGCTTTTGTTCCGAATATGACAGCAGTATATGCAGCGATCGTTGTAAGTTTCCTATTTGGTCCTTGCTGGGCAACTATATTTGCAGAAACGCTGGAGGAAGTAGACAAGGAGTATACAGAGGTGGCTGGTGCAGTGTTAGTAATGGCCATTGTAGGTGGAGCTGTTATACCAGCAGTACAAGGATTGGTTTCAGATTCGCTTGGTAATATGCAATATGCATTCATCGTGTCTATGCTTTGCTTCATGTATATAGGATTCTATTTTTACGGTAAAAGAGAAACTAAATAG
- a CDS encoding alpha/beta hydrolase: MKIKLPKPFTFEGGNRAVLMLHGFTGNSSDVRMLGRFLEGKGYTCHAPHYSGHGVPPEELVKTGPIDWWKDVMTAYDYLRSKGHNEIAVVGLSLGGVFSLKLGYTVPVKGIVPMCAPMYIKSEETMYQGVLTYAKEYKRREGKTAEEIEHEMTSFAKTPMNTLKELQKMIADVREHVDHIYAPVFVVQGRHDQMINTDSANIIFNEVESEDKHLKWYEESGHVITLDHEKEQLHEDVYQFLESLEWSD, from the coding sequence ATGAAAATTAAGCTTCCAAAGCCTTTTACTTTTGAAGGCGGGAATCGAGCAGTCTTAATGCTGCACGGGTTTACGGGAAATTCAAGCGATGTCAGGATGCTGGGTAGATTTCTCGAAGGAAAAGGGTATACTTGTCATGCACCCCACTATTCAGGTCATGGAGTTCCTCCGGAAGAGTTGGTAAAAACAGGTCCTATAGACTGGTGGAAGGACGTCATGACTGCCTATGATTATTTACGTTCAAAGGGTCATAATGAAATAGCTGTCGTAGGCCTTTCATTAGGTGGGGTATTTTCACTTAAATTAGGTTACACTGTACCTGTAAAGGGTATTGTACCAATGTGTGCGCCTATGTATATTAAAAGTGAAGAAACGATGTATCAAGGAGTTCTTACATATGCTAAGGAGTATAAAAGACGCGAAGGTAAAACAGCAGAAGAAATAGAACATGAAATGACAAGCTTTGCGAAAACTCCAATGAATACATTAAAAGAGCTTCAAAAGATGATCGCCGATGTTCGTGAACATGTTGACCATATTTACGCACCAGTGTTTGTTGTGCAGGGGCGGCATGATCAAATGATTAATACGGACAGCGCCAACATCATTTTTAATGAAGTAGAATCAGAAGATAAGCATTTGAAATGGTACGAAGAATCAGGTCATGTTATCACTCTCGATCATGAGAAGGAACAGCTTCATGAAGACGTTTATCAGTTTTTAGAAAGCTTGGAATGGTCTGATTAA
- the secG gene encoding preprotein translocase subunit SecG: MHTLLVTLLVIVSIGLILCVLLQSGKSAGLSGAIAGGAEQLFGKQKARGLDLVLHRMTIVLSVLFFILTLSVTYFGL, from the coding sequence ATGCATACTTTATTAGTAACTCTTTTAGTTATTGTTTCAATTGGGCTTATTCTCTGCGTTCTTTTACAATCCGGAAAAAGTGCAGGTTTATCAGGAGCTATTGCTGGTGGTGCTGAACAATTATTTGGAAAACAAAAGGCTCGCGGTCTTGACTTAGTTCTTCATCGCATGACGATTGTATTATCTGTATTGTTCTTTATTTTAACATTATCCGTTACTTATTTCGGCTTATAA
- the rnr gene encoding ribonuclease R, producing the protein MEDKIRYFNDKLLSYMKDEAYKPLTVQELEEALGIEDSLDFKDFVKALVKMEEKGSVIRTRNNRYGLPQKMNLIRGKLSGHPKGFAFVTPDEPAGVDDIFIPPNETKNAMHGDIVLVRVSSESSGSRREGSVEKIIDRGIKEVVGTYSESKNFGFVIPDDKKIANDIFIPKNVSRGAVEGHKVVVRLTSYPEGRTSAEGEVLQILGHKNDPGVDILSVIHKHGLPMEFPDDVLNQANEVPDTIEESDIGNRRDLRGETLVTIDGADAKDLDDAVTVTKLENGNYKLGVHIADVSHYVTENSPLDREAFERATSVYLVDRVIPMIPHRLSNGICSLNPQVDRFTLSCEMEFDAKGKVVNHDIFESVIRTTERMTYNDVKKILVDKDEELLQRYEPLVPMFQQMEELAAILRMKRMERGAIDFDFKEAKILVDDEGHPTEVVVRERSVAERLIEEFMLAANETIAEHFFRLKVPFLYRIHEDPKEEKLQRFFDFITNFGYVIRGSASSIQPKALQQIIEAVAGKPEEMVISTVMLRSMQQAKYDPESLGHFGLSTEFYTHFTSPIRRYPDLIVHRLIRTYLIEGNQNEATKAKWDAMLPEIADHTSKRERRAVDAERETDDLKKAEYMLDKIGEEFDGIIGSVTNFGMFVELPNTIEGLVHVSAMTDDYYRFDERQLAMIGERTGKVFRIGDEISIRVANVNKEERAVDFEILGMVNSRPRTSGSKQIFKANPDGTNRRRKDSGGSSERKGSGNGQGSGRNAKTGAKSSDKPRKNKKYYENAPAAKRKRKPKKR; encoded by the coding sequence ATGGAAGATAAGATACGCTATTTTAACGATAAGCTTCTTTCTTATATGAAAGATGAAGCTTATAAACCGTTAACTGTTCAAGAACTTGAGGAAGCACTTGGGATTGAAGACTCATTAGATTTCAAGGACTTTGTTAAAGCACTTGTGAAAATGGAAGAAAAGGGAAGCGTGATTCGAACGCGTAATAACCGTTATGGACTTCCGCAAAAAATGAATCTCATTCGAGGCAAACTTTCAGGTCACCCTAAGGGCTTTGCATTTGTAACGCCTGATGAGCCAGCTGGTGTGGATGATATTTTCATTCCGCCTAATGAAACGAAAAATGCTATGCATGGAGATATCGTTCTTGTGAGAGTCTCTTCAGAAAGTTCGGGCTCACGCAGAGAAGGTTCTGTTGAAAAGATTATTGACCGCGGAATTAAAGAAGTTGTGGGTACGTACTCTGAAAGCAAAAATTTCGGATTTGTAATCCCAGATGATAAGAAGATAGCTAACGATATTTTCATTCCGAAGAATGTGTCTCGTGGTGCTGTAGAGGGACATAAAGTCGTAGTAAGATTGACTTCCTATCCAGAAGGACGGACAAGCGCTGAAGGAGAAGTTTTGCAAATTCTTGGACATAAAAATGATCCAGGTGTTGATATCCTGTCTGTTATTCATAAGCATGGTCTTCCAATGGAATTTCCTGACGACGTACTTAACCAGGCAAATGAAGTGCCTGATACGATTGAGGAAAGTGATATCGGTAATCGACGTGATCTTCGCGGAGAAACACTCGTCACTATTGATGGTGCCGATGCGAAAGATCTAGATGATGCAGTTACTGTTACTAAACTTGAAAATGGCAATTATAAGCTCGGCGTTCATATTGCGGACGTCAGCCATTATGTAACAGAAAACTCACCACTTGACCGTGAAGCATTCGAACGGGCAACGAGTGTGTATTTAGTTGACCGAGTGATTCCGATGATTCCTCATCGCTTATCCAATGGTATTTGTTCGTTAAATCCACAGGTTGACCGGTTTACCCTTTCATGTGAGATGGAGTTTGATGCAAAAGGGAAAGTGGTTAATCATGATATCTTTGAAAGTGTGATTCGAACAACTGAGAGAATGACATATAATGATGTGAAAAAAATTCTTGTCGACAAAGATGAAGAATTATTGCAACGCTACGAACCGCTTGTCCCAATGTTCCAACAAATGGAGGAGCTCGCTGCCATTCTGCGTATGAAACGGATGGAACGCGGTGCAATTGATTTTGACTTTAAAGAAGCAAAAATTCTGGTTGATGACGAAGGTCACCCAACAGAAGTAGTTGTTCGTGAACGTTCAGTTGCTGAACGCTTGATTGAAGAATTTATGCTGGCTGCCAATGAAACAATTGCGGAACATTTCTTCCGTCTTAAGGTGCCATTCCTTTACCGTATTCATGAAGATCCTAAGGAAGAAAAACTGCAGCGATTCTTTGATTTTATTACGAATTTTGGCTATGTAATCAGAGGATCAGCCAGCTCCATTCAACCGAAAGCTTTACAGCAGATTATTGAAGCGGTTGCTGGGAAACCAGAAGAGATGGTTATTTCAACGGTTATGCTTCGCTCCATGCAGCAGGCGAAATACGATCCGGAAAGCCTAGGACACTTTGGTTTATCAACGGAATTTTATACACATTTCACTTCGCCTATTCGCCGGTATCCGGATTTAATTGTCCATCGTTTGATTCGGACGTATTTGATTGAAGGAAACCAAAATGAAGCGACTAAAGCAAAATGGGACGCAATGCTTCCTGAAATAGCTGATCATACATCTAAACGTGAACGTCGTGCTGTTGATGCTGAACGGGAAACAGATGATCTGAAAAAAGCAGAGTACATGCTTGATAAGATTGGTGAAGAGTTTGACGGTATTATTGGTTCTGTTACCAATTTTGGAATGTTTGTCGAGCTTCCGAATACCATTGAAGGTTTGGTACATGTCAGCGCGATGACAGATGACTATTACAGATTTGATGAACGTCAGCTTGCCATGATAGGTGAACGGACCGGTAAAGTGTTTAGAATCGGTGATGAAATATCAATCCGCGTAGCAAATGTGAATAAAGAAGAACGTGCAGTTGACTTCGAAATTCTAGGAATGGTCAATAGTCGACCGCGTACCTCTGGAAGTAAGCAGATTTTCAAGGCTAATCCTGATGGCACGAATAGACGCCGCAAGGATAGTGGCGGAAGCAGTGAGCGAAAAGGAAGCGGAAACGGCCAAGGCAGCGGACGTAATGCTAAAACTGGTGCTAAGTCTTCCGATAAGCCGCGAAAGAACAAAAAGTATTATGAAAATGCACCCGCAGCGAAGCGGAAAAGAAAACCTAAAAAGAGATAA
- a CDS encoding M15 family metallopeptidase: MSSARLSIVLLSSIFLASGCSINDSEEGKVKVNEHKESVKVEKNTEESAVLVNKENKLPQDYQTDDLVYPSIPFTFEEKIEKRMLKTVAASAIERLFTAASNEGLGLAGVSAYRSHATQESLFNYYVDRDGLEAALSYCAVPGTSEHETGLAIDVTASDGSCAAEDCFGDTKEAAWLAQHAAEYGFIIRYPEGKEDITGYKYEPWHLRYVGTAIAHEITEQDLTLEEYSQTLVVKQ; this comes from the coding sequence ATGTCTTCTGCTCGACTTAGCATCGTGCTCCTATCTTCTATCTTTTTAGCCTCTGGCTGTTCGATAAATGACAGTGAAGAAGGAAAAGTGAAAGTAAATGAACATAAAGAATCTGTAAAAGTAGAGAAAAACACGGAAGAAAGTGCAGTACTCGTGAATAAAGAAAATAAGCTGCCGCAAGATTACCAAACGGATGATTTAGTTTATCCATCTATCCCATTTACATTTGAAGAGAAAATTGAAAAAAGAATGCTTAAAACCGTTGCAGCATCCGCTATTGAGCGTTTATTCACCGCTGCAAGCAACGAAGGGTTAGGCTTAGCAGGTGTCTCTGCTTACCGCTCGCACGCTACCCAAGAATCGCTTTTTAACTATTATGTAGATAGGGACGGTCTCGAGGCAGCTCTGAGCTATTGTGCTGTTCCCGGTACAAGTGAACACGAAACAGGCTTGGCTATCGATGTGACCGCTAGTGATGGCTCCTGCGCGGCAGAGGATTGCTTTGGTGATACAAAAGAAGCTGCTTGGCTTGCGCAACATGCAGCTGAGTATGGTTTCATCATTCGTTATCCAGAAGGCAAAGAAGATATCACTGGTTATAAATACGAACCATGGCATCTTCGCTATGTAGGTACCGCCATTGCACATGAAATCACTGAACAAGATCTTACATTAGAAGAATACAGTCAGACCCTTGTAGTTAAACAATAG
- a CDS encoding sugar-binding transcriptional regulator: MDQDKQRLSISAARLYYQSDYSQQEISVRLGVSRPTVSRLLQYAKEQGYVSIQIDDPLEDIHQLSKRLKEKYRLNHVDVCYSPLNDDEEITKHIGGTAANYLNQVVKDGDIIGITWGTTLFSVASRLKSKRVHGVEVVQLKGGVSHSHNITYAAEIAALFANAFHTITRYLPLPVIFETPTLKQLVEEDSHIQRIIEMGRQANLAIFTVGTVKEDTLLFKLGYLGAEEKNDLQQHAVGDICSRFFDDEGHISNESINSRTVGIDLEELRKKEKSILVAGGEDKVRAIKAALTGGYANTFITDQYTARALLE, from the coding sequence ATGGATCAGGATAAACAAAGACTTAGTATTTCTGCTGCAAGGTTATATTATCAATCGGATTATAGCCAACAAGAGATTTCTGTTAGACTTGGGGTTTCAAGACCAACGGTATCCAGGCTATTACAGTACGCGAAGGAACAGGGGTATGTAAGCATTCAAATAGACGATCCATTAGAGGATATTCATCAGCTGTCTAAGCGGCTTAAGGAAAAGTATCGGTTGAATCATGTTGATGTTTGTTATTCGCCGCTAAATGATGATGAAGAGATTACAAAGCATATTGGAGGAACAGCAGCGAATTATCTGAATCAGGTTGTAAAAGATGGCGATATTATTGGAATAACGTGGGGAACAACGTTATTTTCGGTGGCTTCTCGGTTAAAAAGTAAGCGTGTTCATGGGGTTGAAGTAGTGCAGTTAAAGGGAGGCGTGAGTCATTCCCACAACATTACCTATGCGGCAGAGATTGCTGCTTTGTTTGCCAATGCCTTTCATACGATAACTCGTTATTTACCTTTACCGGTTATTTTTGAAACGCCTACTCTTAAACAGCTGGTGGAAGAGGACAGCCATATACAAAGGATCATTGAAATGGGGAGACAAGCGAATCTGGCCATATTTACGGTTGGTACGGTGAAAGAAGATACGTTACTTTTTAAGCTGGGGTATTTAGGAGCCGAAGAAAAAAATGATCTTCAGCAGCATGCTGTAGGTGATATTTGTTCGCGTTTTTTTGATGATGAGGGGCATATAAGCAACGAAAGTATAAATAGCCGTACGGTCGGAATTGATTTAGAGGAACTGAGAAAGAAAGAAAAAAGTATTCTAGTTGCCGGAGGAGAAGATAAAGTCAGAGCGATTAAGGCAGCGTTGACAGGCGGGTATGCAAATACCTTCATAACAGATCAATATACAGCACGAGCACTTCTTGAGTAA
- the smpB gene encoding SsrA-binding protein SmpB: protein MPKGSGKQLAQNKKAFHDFAIEETYEAGIVLVGTEIKAIRAGKVNLKDSFARIENGELQLHNMHISPYDQGNQFNHDPLRTRKLLLHRKEINKLIGDTKEPGYTILPLKMYLKNGFAKVLIGLGKGKKQYDKRDDLKKKEAKRDIERAFRDRQKE, encoded by the coding sequence ATGCCAAAGGGATCCGGAAAGCAATTGGCTCAAAATAAAAAAGCCTTTCATGACTTTGCGATTGAAGAAACCTACGAAGCAGGAATTGTATTGGTGGGAACAGAAATTAAAGCCATCCGAGCAGGAAAGGTTAATCTTAAAGACTCTTTTGCTCGTATTGAAAATGGTGAACTACAGCTGCATAATATGCACATCAGCCCATACGATCAAGGAAATCAGTTTAATCATGATCCATTGCGGACGAGAAAACTCCTTCTGCACCGTAAAGAAATTAATAAACTGATTGGTGATACAAAAGAACCAGGCTATACCATTTTACCGCTGAAAATGTATCTGAAAAATGGTTTTGCTAAAGTGTTAATCGGGCTTGGTAAAGGGAAGAAACAATACGACAAACGTGACGATCTCAAAAAGAAAGAAGCAAAACGTGATATCGAGCGTGCCTTCCGCGATCGTCAAAAGGAATAG
- a CDS encoding DUF2254 domain-containing protein has product MFRMNLLDKYVKKYTRMSNRELSHTIQSNLWFTPVLYVFFTFLFVGVAFTADFQYELGKNMRPYFSVDYSLTQALVGTLTAAILTLTTFTFNLILLVFTTFSGQFSPRMLKNFIASKSTQRVLGIFTSSFFYMLLCFLFLNKETAQYYFAVPVFATLIAALSMGTFIFFINHAVEWLQVNQMTYDMKKEALSIVKSTLEDEVDPYKVKDISIVNDQSYKSKGLTITARKSGYIQLVDFITMIEEAQKDDIVIRLEYTIGNYVFASTPIITFWKESAIEIDELKYLSLISIRRKQTEVQDIEFSINKLVEVAIRSIGHYDPKTATNVIYQIGEILASISRESIFSNYLKDESNKLRIILQKREFNHYLYHGFGYIRHYAKDNVIVSTEIIKVLDLMAHSLNTRDYKAVWEFGLFTASGFDDQFLYKIDHQQFYQALSNLAVTTKHEKEYEEYWENRKK; this is encoded by the coding sequence ATGTTTAGAATGAATCTTCTTGATAAGTATGTTAAGAAATATACAAGAATGTCAAACAGAGAATTGTCTCATACGATTCAATCTAACTTGTGGTTTACGCCTGTATTATATGTATTTTTCACTTTTCTTTTTGTGGGTGTTGCATTTACTGCTGACTTCCAATATGAACTGGGGAAAAATATGAGACCTTATTTTTCCGTAGATTATAGTTTAACTCAAGCACTTGTCGGTACACTTACAGCAGCTATTTTGACATTGACTACGTTCACATTCAACTTGATTCTGTTAGTTTTCACGACATTTTCCGGACAATTTTCACCCCGCATGTTGAAAAATTTCATCGCTAGTAAAAGCACCCAACGCGTACTTGGGATATTCACGTCAAGTTTTTTCTATATGTTACTATGTTTTCTATTTTTAAATAAAGAAACAGCACAATACTATTTTGCAGTACCCGTTTTCGCAACATTGATAGCTGCCTTATCGATGGGAACGTTTATCTTTTTTATTAATCACGCGGTCGAATGGCTGCAAGTTAACCAGATGACTTATGACATGAAAAAAGAAGCGTTAAGTATTGTAAAAAGTACATTAGAAGATGAAGTTGATCCGTATAAAGTAAAAGATATAAGCATAGTTAACGACCAATCATACAAGAGTAAGGGATTGACTATTACAGCTAGAAAATCGGGCTACATTCAACTCGTCGATTTTATTACGATGATTGAAGAAGCTCAAAAAGATGACATCGTTATTCGTTTGGAATATACAATAGGAAATTATGTCTTTGCTTCTACGCCTATCATAACGTTTTGGAAAGAAAGCGCGATTGAAATAGACGAGCTAAAGTATCTTTCTCTTATTAGTATTAGAAGAAAGCAAACAGAAGTTCAAGATATTGAATTCAGTATAAACAAACTAGTAGAAGTTGCGATTAGGTCCATCGGACATTATGATCCCAAAACTGCTACGAATGTCATCTATCAAATTGGTGAGATCCTTGCTTCGATTTCACGTGAATCCATATTTTCAAATTATTTAAAGGATGAAAGTAATAAGCTTCGGATTATTTTACAGAAAAGGGAGTTCAACCATTATCTGTATCATGGTTTTGGTTATATTAGACACTATGCTAAAGATAATGTCATTGTATCTACTGAAATTATAAAAGTATTAGATTTAATGGCCCATTCCCTTAATACACGCGACTATAAAGCCGTTTGGGAATTTGGATTATTTACAGCAAGTGGATTTGACGATCAATTTTTATATAAAATTGACCACCAACAATTTTACCAAGCCCTTTCTAACCTTGCTGTTACAACAAAACATGAAAAAGAATATGAGGAGTACTGGGAAAATAGAAAAAAATAA
- a CDS encoding SET domain-containing protein produces the protein MKTIFVKDTHKYGRGIYAARDIKVDELIEVSPIILSPSSEWEFLEKTVLSNYCFHWGENSEDAAIALGYGSLFNHSFTPNATYYNNDRHLTLDFYAIADILTGEEITINYNGEPDDQTPVWFETID, from the coding sequence CTGAAAACGATCTTTGTTAAGGATACTCACAAGTATGGGAGAGGCATCTATGCGGCTCGTGATATTAAAGTGGACGAGCTTATAGAAGTCTCTCCAATTATCCTTTCACCGAGTAGTGAATGGGAGTTTTTAGAGAAAACGGTGCTTTCAAATTATTGTTTTCATTGGGGAGAAAATTCAGAGGATGCAGCCATTGCTTTGGGATATGGATCGTTGTTTAATCATTCATTTACTCCGAATGCGACTTATTATAATAATGATCGTCATTTGACCTTGGATTTTTATGCCATTGCGGACATTTTGACTGGTGAGGAGATAACGATTAATTATAACGGGGAGCCAGATGATCAAACCCCCGTATGGTTTGAAACAATAGATTGA